The following coding sequences are from one Treponema bryantii window:
- a CDS encoding TIGR03545 family protein gives MKKIPSLFRKKYTAKKLEKKIYKRLYVPEDKKYVKGLFTEIEKKGAKQIPIFAIPPEKAEQLAKKDMKRLKALAKQIKKQKGRVNFVPLIVTAAFIVAIPICFITFKNIIVKKGITYACETIFEAKCDIQNVDFKLLDSSLKIKKLEIANKDDYMKNLVDIGSITVDFDLGQLLRKRFVADELSVLGVDTGTERKTSGELPPKKEKKIKKQKEKAAKEASESKLGQVIAEKKAVAANSLESNITGLFNQLNPETLMNNFYSQLQTPGLSKQVQEQIPQIVAKWQAKPAEVQQTVDELQKSVNDIMNFDYSAVQNNPLKIKEFIEKIDSTKKNIEKVKNDANGVLKNFNADIAEADGLRKSVQNAVTHDMNFANSEINKIKSLNISDGTKLISGMFENVACDVLGKYYPYAMKGVDYILDLKTKQGSKPKEAKVKKEKKKYSVKRAPGRDIFYRQDKVPALWIKKMAGSGPNFFAQATDIASNQDIINKPAKIDFNMELYNLQHEAKLVVDFRTDTKEPLIRADYGLKNIPLNIPAEKFGEYPGVPSFDAKCAVDAILKIFDKDGFELSGNGLLTDLKIATVPFEPEYASKIYSNVMGRINTVRAGITSGFTLTDGLKMNLDSDADVQVINSLKKEMEAQLAEIKDNLKTELTKKINEASGGALGQFGSLDDIKTKLTGSLSTATGFEKQLNQKRTEAEKQLKGKATDEAKKQLGNQLKNLF, from the coding sequence ATGAAAAAGATACCATCACTTTTCAGAAAGAAATATACAGCTAAGAAACTCGAGAAAAAAATCTATAAAAGACTTTATGTTCCTGAAGATAAAAAATATGTAAAAGGCCTTTTTACTGAAATTGAGAAAAAGGGTGCTAAACAGATTCCAATTTTTGCAATTCCACCAGAAAAAGCAGAACAGCTTGCCAAGAAAGATATGAAACGTCTTAAAGCACTGGCAAAGCAGATAAAGAAACAAAAAGGACGTGTAAACTTTGTTCCGCTTATCGTAACAGCTGCCTTTATTGTAGCAATTCCAATCTGCTTTATTACCTTCAAAAATATAATCGTAAAGAAGGGAATTACTTATGCCTGCGAGACTATTTTTGAGGCAAAGTGTGATATTCAGAATGTAGATTTTAAGCTGCTTGATTCATCACTTAAGATTAAAAAGCTTGAGATTGCCAATAAAGACGATTATATGAAAAATCTCGTTGATATTGGATCAATTACAGTGGATTTTGATTTAGGACAGCTTTTAAGAAAGCGTTTTGTTGCAGATGAACTTTCTGTACTTGGTGTTGATACAGGTACTGAAAGAAAGACTTCTGGAGAACTTCCACCTAAGAAAGAAAAGAAAATCAAAAAGCAGAAGGAAAAGGCAGCAAAAGAAGCATCTGAATCTAAGCTTGGACAGGTGATTGCAGAGAAAAAAGCAGTTGCAGCTAATTCTCTGGAAAGCAATATTACAGGGCTTTTCAACCAGCTTAATCCTGAAACTTTGATGAATAATTTTTATTCACAGCTTCAGACTCCAGGGCTTTCTAAGCAGGTTCAGGAGCAGATTCCTCAGATTGTTGCAAAGTGGCAGGCTAAGCCGGCAGAGGTTCAACAGACAGTCGATGAGCTTCAGAAATCTGTTAATGATATTATGAACTTTGATTACAGTGCAGTTCAGAATAATCCGCTTAAGATTAAAGAATTCATTGAAAAAATTGATTCAACCAAGAAGAATATTGAAAAGGTGAAGAATGATGCTAATGGAGTTCTGAAAAACTTTAATGCAGATATAGCCGAAGCAGATGGACTTAGAAAGAGCGTTCAGAATGCAGTTACACATGATATGAACTTTGCAAATTCTGAAATCAATAAAATCAAGTCTTTGAATATTTCAGATGGAACAAAGCTGATTAGCGGAATGTTTGAAAATGTTGCCTGTGATGTGCTTGGAAAATATTATCCTTATGCAATGAAAGGTGTTGATTATATTCTTGATTTGAAGACAAAACAGGGTAGTAAGCCTAAAGAAGCAAAGGTTAAGAAAGAGAAAAAGAAGTATTCTGTAAAGCGTGCACCAGGTCGGGACATCTTCTATAGACAGGATAAGGTTCCTGCTTTGTGGATTAAAAAGATGGCTGGTTCAGGTCCTAACTTCTTTGCCCAGGCTACAGATATTGCAAGTAATCAGGATATAATAAATAAGCCGGCTAAGATTGATTTCAATATGGAACTTTATAATTTACAGCATGAAGCAAAGCTTGTTGTAGATTTTAGAACTGATACAAAGGAACCTCTTATTCGTGCAGATTATGGACTTAAGAATATTCCTTTGAATATTCCTGCGGAAAAGTTTGGTGAATATCCTGGAGTTCCTTCGTTCGATGCTAAGTGTGCAGTAGATGCAATCCTTAAGATTTTCGATAAGGATGGTTTTGAACTTTCAGGAAATGGACTTCTTACAGATTTGAAGATTGCTACAGTTCCGTTTGAGCCGGAATATGCTTCGAAGATTTATTCAAATGTAATGGGTAGAATCAATACTGTTCGTGCAGGTATTACAAGCGGCTTTACTCTTACTGATGGACTTAAGATGAATCTTGATTCTGATGCAGATGTTCAGGTAATCAATTCACTTAAGAAAGAAATGGAAGCTCAGCTTGCTGAAATTAAAGATAATCTGAAGACTGAACTTACAAAGAAAATCAATGAGGCAAGTGGTGGGGCTCTTGGTCAGTTTGGTTCACTTGATGATATCAAGACAAAACTGACAGGTTCTTTATCAACTGCCACTGGTTTCGAAAAGCAGCTTAATCAGAAACGTACTGAAGCTGAAAAACAGCTGAAAGGTAAAGCAACAGATGAGGCTAAAAAGCAGCTGGGAAATCAGTTAAAGAATCTGTTCTAG
- a CDS encoding flavin reductase produces the protein MDPKALFSLSYGVFILGSHDDKKINACVTNTCMQVAANPNRLAITVINQNYTCGQIKECGTFALSVLDKSVTFPTIEHFGFQSGRDVDKFADFEHSLDANGNPYLNSQVCALFTCKVISSQDLGTHTLFVAEIEDSKVLSDKAPLTYADYHKDIKPKPGAAAEPDKKIIGWRCKICGYEYEGAELPADYECPICGHPAEDFEPIYEK, from the coding sequence ATGGATCCAAAAGCTCTTTTTTCTCTTTCTTACGGTGTTTTTATTCTCGGCTCGCATGATGACAAAAAAATCAATGCATGTGTTACAAATACCTGTATGCAGGTTGCTGCAAATCCTAATCGTCTTGCAATTACTGTAATCAATCAGAATTACACCTGCGGTCAGATTAAAGAGTGCGGAACTTTTGCCCTTTCTGTCCTCGATAAATCAGTTACATTCCCTACAATTGAGCACTTTGGCTTTCAGAGTGGCCGTGATGTAGATAAATTCGCTGATTTCGAGCATTCCCTCGATGCCAATGGAAACCCTTATCTGAACAGTCAGGTATGCGCCCTGTTTACCTGTAAGGTTATCAGCTCTCAGGATTTAGGTACTCATACTCTTTTTGTTGCTGAAATTGAAGATTCTAAGGTTTTAAGTGATAAAGCTCCTCTTACCTATGCTGATTATCATAAGGATATTAAGCCTAAGCCAGGTGCTGCAGCCGAACCAGACAAAAAGATTATCGGCTGGCGCTGCAAAATCTGCGGTTACGAATATGAAGGTGCCGAACTCCCTGCCGATTATGAATGCCCTATCTGCGGACATCCAGCCGAGGATTTTGAGCCTATTTACGAGAAATAA
- a CDS encoding TrmB family transcriptional regulator, translating to MAETKIIDILTEFSLTRQEASIYAALLNHGDMTGYEVAKDTGFSRSNVYAALNALVEKGAAYLVEGEATKYRPVEIKTFTSNKISELKKSAEYLEKHGPQKVIAADGYITIVGAKNIRNKMREMIEKTELRLYLMAPAQIVKDFEEDLKRLISEGKKIVLLTQDYSVKGAKVYNTKVEEGQIRFITDSAYVLTGELTDDEHNTCLYSGQKNLVEVMKEALKDKITLLA from the coding sequence ATGGCTGAAACAAAGATTATCGACATTCTTACAGAGTTCTCTCTCACAAGACAGGAAGCCTCAATTTATGCCGCACTTTTAAATCATGGTGATATGACCGGTTATGAGGTTGCTAAGGATACCGGTTTTTCCCGTTCAAATGTTTATGCTGCACTTAATGCTCTTGTAGAAAAGGGAGCCGCTTATCTTGTTGAGGGCGAGGCTACAAAATACCGCCCTGTTGAAATCAAAACCTTTACATCAAATAAAATATCTGAACTCAAAAAATCTGCTGAGTATCTGGAAAAACACGGTCCTCAGAAAGTAATTGCCGCGGACGGTTATATCACAATTGTAGGCGCAAAAAATATCCGTAATAAAATGCGCGAGATGATAGAGAAAACTGAACTTCGCCTTTATCTGATGGCTCCTGCACAGATTGTAAAAGATTTTGAAGAAGATCTTAAACGTCTTATTTCGGAAGGAAAGAAAATTGTTCTGCTGACTCAGGATTATTCAGTTAAGGGCGCAAAGGTTTACAACACAAAAGTTGAAGAAGGACAGATTCGTTTTATAACTGATTCAGCTTATGTGCTTACCGGCGAGCTTACAGATGATGAGCATAATACATGTCTATACTCCGGCCAGAAGAATCTGGTTGAAGTAATGAAAGAGGCATTAAAAGATAAAATAACGCTTTTAGCGTAA
- a CDS encoding alpha-galactosidase, with amino-acid sequence MTPSEPAKITDNKYRFDCFTNGQVLPGNVKGRLPAMGWNSWNAFGSGNTEALTKIMADKIIELGLDKLGYQYLVLDDGCYKSEREDGKLANEPVKFPNGFRALSDYVHARGLKFGMYNDIGTNLCAGAAVGTCGFEKTDAKSYIDWGVDFLKIDNCYYLWDNATFSNPENAKYVFAPNLKEIQLKKGEFSILLSADKGILKGRGASIKDGYATGIGTFDGTNTGTTPVGPMSSELVFEIEVPEAGEYELTVNYATARQNGCGEWLQVAAEAASSDNENSTIFFDNLLPATETPETFEASAPIKITLKAGRNKIRLMNHRRQENTLCSYAAMLEGLNEAKPDHGVLLSLCEWGKTQPQNWGYKVGNSWRILNDITFRVGSDGNPGFGSWTDPGTPSVTSQYNKAVIMDEFSGLDKGWNDPDMMMIGMNGMTTQMSQTHFTMWCMMNSPLMLGLDLRRVQKGDELYNIIANRDLIALNQDALGIQAKRIFTTAAMPENLDVADRTPNRAYITDCDRIDILAKPLADGSLALSFFNLSQEKKCGDFAVDAALIKKYLGDKLPESFYDAGVADSSATAGRYTFRNLWTGETGTFENGRFAVSEIEGCGNITLKILPAAQIEG; translated from the coding sequence ATGACACCAAGCGAACCTGCAAAAATCACAGACAATAAATATCGTTTTGATTGTTTTACTAATGGCCAGGTACTTCCTGGAAACGTAAAAGGCCGCCTTCCTGCAATGGGCTGGAACAGCTGGAATGCTTTCGGCAGCGGAAACACAGAAGCACTCACAAAAATCATGGCCGACAAAATCATTGAACTCGGACTCGATAAACTCGGCTACCAGTATTTAGTACTAGATGACGGCTGCTATAAATCTGAGCGCGAGGACGGAAAGCTTGCAAATGAACCTGTAAAATTTCCAAACGGCTTCCGAGCTCTTTCTGACTATGTTCACGCTCGCGGTCTTAAATTTGGAATGTACAATGATATTGGAACAAACCTTTGTGCCGGTGCTGCAGTAGGAACCTGCGGTTTTGAAAAGACAGATGCTAAATCTTACATTGATTGGGGAGTAGATTTCCTCAAAATTGATAACTGTTATTACCTCTGGGATAACGCAACTTTCTCAAATCCTGAGAACGCAAAGTACGTTTTTGCCCCAAATTTGAAAGAAATTCAGTTAAAAAAAGGCGAATTTTCGATTTTACTCAGCGCTGATAAAGGAATTTTGAAAGGTCGTGGCGCTTCAATAAAAGACGGCTATGCTACAGGAATCGGAACTTTTGACGGTACAAATACCGGAACAACTCCAGTTGGACCAATGAGCAGTGAGCTTGTTTTTGAGATTGAAGTACCTGAGGCCGGCGAGTACGAGTTGACAGTAAACTACGCAACGGCCCGCCAAAACGGATGCGGAGAATGGCTGCAGGTGGCAGCGGAGGCTGCTTCGAGCGATAATGAGAACTCAACTATTTTCTTTGATAATCTCCTTCCGGCAACAGAAACTCCGGAAACTTTCGAGGCTTCCGCCCCAATCAAAATTACCCTCAAAGCCGGACGCAACAAAATCCGCCTTATGAACCATCGACGACAGGAGAATACACTCTGCTCATATGCAGCAATGCTCGAAGGACTCAACGAAGCAAAACCGGATCACGGCGTTCTTCTTTCCCTCTGCGAATGGGGAAAAACTCAGCCACAGAACTGGGGCTATAAAGTTGGAAACTCATGGAGAATCTTAAACGACATTACCTTCCGTGTAGGCTCAGACGGCAACCCTGGCTTCGGCAGCTGGACAGACCCCGGAACTCCAAGTGTAACGTCTCAGTACAACAAAGCCGTTATAATGGACGAGTTTTCGGGACTCGACAAAGGCTGGAACGACCCCGACATGATGATGATTGGAATGAACGGAATGACCACTCAGATGAGCCAGACCCATTTTACAATGTGGTGTATGATGAACTCTCCTTTGATGCTCGGCCTCGACCTTCGCCGTGTTCAAAAAGGTGATGAACTTTACAATATAATTGCAAACCGCGACCTCATCGCACTTAATCAGGATGCGCTTGGTATTCAGGCAAAACGTATTTTCACAACCGCTGCAATGCCTGAAAACCTCGACGTCGCAGACCGAACACCGAACCGCGCCTACATTACCGACTGCGACCGTATAGACATTCTTGCAAAGCCACTTGCAGACGGTTCTCTCGCTCTCTCCTTCTTCAACCTGAGTCAGGAAAAGAAGTGCGGTGACTTTGCGGTAGATGCAGCACTTATTAAAAAATATCTCGGCGATAAATTACCGGAGAGCTTCTACGATGCCGGGGTAGCCGACTCCTCAGCCACCGCCGGCCGCTACACCTTCCGTAATCTCTGGACAGGTGAAACCGGCACTTTTGAAAACGGCCGTTTCGCTGTTTCAGAAATTGAAGGCTGTGGAAACATTACTCTGAAAATTTTACCGGCAGCACAGATAGAGGGCTAG
- a CDS encoding right-handed parallel beta-helix repeat-containing protein, giving the protein MKYYVDCRAAAGGDGSENKPFNKIQQAADIAVAGDEVIVAPGIYREYVDPKNAGEEGKPIVYRSAKPREAHITGAEVLSGWTKVDGTVYTARVSNKIFGDYNPYTTLVSGDWFIAYFIAHTGDVYLNGKSMYEVQSLDEVKKAEPSDSAWDTEFSRYKWYAEQDTSTDETVFYANFLGRDPSKDNIEISVRRNGFYPSKEGVGYITLNGFVVSQAATQWAPPTAYQEGMVGPHWSKGWIIEDCEIYESKCSGISLGKYLQPENDNKWLKTKYKDGTQTERDCICQAQVEGWSKERIGSHIIRNCEIHDCGQTGIVGHLGGVFSLIENNHIHHINNKQNLAGAEIGGIKMHAAIDCIYRRNHIHHCTRGIWLDWQAQGTRVTQNFFHDNIPPQHPGKEIKAEVAEDLFIEVSHGPTLVDNNIFLSPRALKLATQGVAVIHNILAGSFTAVGRGCNNGAPNRPSPRYTPYHMKHRTEVAGFMTILHGDCKFYNNIFIQKPICDEFKARMVANEKNDWDDSNFVVGTVPYNNYPTFDEWKAQFEGYCGMGSETTDRYYSELPVWAGGNLYFNGAKPMSKETDAYVNSENNVEIDCEEKDGKIYLKTNLYELVSTGKVPADAMLCKLMHTEDIAPAFEPEQNYENPDGSPIIFNIDFFGKKRGEKPVAGPFADGSEIKDSLF; this is encoded by the coding sequence ATGAAATATTATGTTGATTGCAGAGCAGCTGCAGGCGGAGATGGTTCAGAAAACAAGCCTTTTAATAAAATTCAGCAGGCAGCTGATATTGCAGTTGCTGGAGATGAAGTAATTGTTGCTCCAGGTATATACCGCGAATATGTAGATCCTAAAAATGCAGGAGAAGAAGGTAAGCCTATTGTTTACCGTTCTGCAAAGCCTAGAGAAGCTCATATCACTGGAGCTGAAGTTCTTTCTGGCTGGACTAAAGTAGATGGTACTGTTTATACAGCCCGCGTTTCAAACAAGATTTTCGGTGATTATAACCCTTACACAACTCTCGTAAGCGGCGACTGGTTTATTGCTTACTTTATTGCTCATACCGGAGATGTATATCTCAACGGAAAATCTATGTACGAAGTTCAGTCTCTTGATGAAGTAAAAAAGGCTGAACCTAGTGATTCTGCATGGGATACAGAGTTTTCCCGCTACAAATGGTATGCCGAGCAGGATACTTCTACAGACGAAACTGTATTCTATGCAAACTTCTTAGGAAGAGATCCTTCAAAAGATAATATTGAAATCAGCGTTCGCAGAAACGGCTTCTATCCTTCAAAAGAAGGAGTAGGCTACATTACTTTGAACGGTTTTGTTGTTTCTCAGGCTGCAACTCAGTGGGCACCTCCAACAGCTTACCAGGAAGGTATGGTTGGTCCACACTGGTCTAAGGGCTGGATTATTGAAGACTGTGAGATTTATGAATCAAAATGTTCCGGAATATCTCTAGGAAAATATCTTCAGCCGGAAAATGATAACAAATGGCTTAAGACAAAATACAAGGACGGAACTCAGACAGAACGCGACTGTATCTGCCAGGCTCAGGTTGAAGGCTGGTCTAAAGAACGCATAGGTTCACATATCATCCGTAACTGTGAAATCCACGACTGCGGTCAGACAGGTATTGTAGGTCACCTTGGTGGAGTTTTCTCTCTGATTGAAAATAATCACATTCACCACATCAATAATAAACAGAATCTTGCTGGTGCCGAAATTGGTGGTATCAAAATGCATGCTGCAATCGACTGTATTTACCGCCGTAACCATATTCATCACTGTACACGCGGTATCTGGCTCGACTGGCAGGCTCAGGGAACACGCGTAACACAGAACTTCTTCCACGACAATATTCCTCCACAGCATCCTGGTAAGGAAATTAAGGCCGAAGTTGCAGAAGACCTCTTTATTGAAGTTTCACATGGACCAACTCTTGTAGACAACAATATCTTCCTTTCTCCACGTGCTCTCAAACTTGCTACTCAGGGTGTTGCTGTAATTCATAATATTCTTGCAGGAAGTTTTACTGCAGTTGGTCGAGGCTGTAATAACGGTGCTCCAAACCGCCCTTCTCCACGCTACACTCCATACCACATGAAGCACCGCACAGAAGTTGCAGGTTTTATGACTATTCTTCATGGAGACTGTAAATTCTACAATAATATCTTTATTCAGAAACCAATTTGCGATGAATTCAAAGCTCGCATGGTTGCAAATGAAAAGAACGACTGGGATGATTCAAACTTTGTTGTAGGAACTGTTCCTTATAATAACTATCCTACTTTTGATGAATGGAAAGCTCAGTTTGAAGGCTATTGCGGAATGGGTTCAGAAACTACAGACCGTTATTACAGTGAACTTCCTGTATGGGCTGGCGGAAACCTTTATTTCAATGGTGCAAAACCAATGTCAAAAGAAACTGATGCTTACGTTAATTCTGAAAATAATGTAGAAATTGATTGTGAAGAAAAGGATGGTAAGATTTATCTTAAAACAAATCTTTATGAATTGGTTTCAACAGGTAAAGTTCCAGCTGATGCTATGTTATGTAAGCTGATGCACACTGAAGATATTGCTCCAGCCTTTGAACCGGAACAGAATTACGAAAATCCAGATGGAAGTCCTATTATTTTCAATATCGACTTCTTTGGAAAAAAACGCGGCGAAAAGCCTGTTGCAGGACCTTTCGCCGATGGAAGTGAAATTAAAGATTCACTGTTCTAA
- a CDS encoding diaminopimelate dehydrogenase has translation MKIGILGYGNLGRGVEAAVKQNPDCELTAVFTRRDPSTVKILTAGVPVYNVSEVEKHKDEVDVLIICGGSATDLPKQTPEYAKYFNVIDSFDTHAKIPEHFANVDTVAKDFKHTALISCGWDPGLFSLNRLYANCILPNGKDYTFWGKGVSQGHSDAIRRIEGVKDGKQYTIPVQAALDAVRSGSNPDLTTRQKHTRECFVVAEEGADKARIEKEIKEMPNYFADYDTTVHFISEEELKKNHSGIPHGGFVIRSGKTGWDNEFNNVIEYSLKLDSNPAFTSSVLVAYARAVYRMNKEGQTGCKTVFDVAPAYLSPLSGEEIRAHLL, from the coding sequence ATGAAAATTGGTATTTTAGGTTATGGTAACCTTGGTAGAGGTGTTGAGGCTGCTGTTAAGCAGAATCCAGATTGTGAATTAACTGCTGTATTCACACGTCGTGATCCTTCAACTGTAAAAATCTTGACTGCAGGTGTTCCTGTTTACAACGTTTCAGAAGTTGAAAAACACAAGGATGAAGTTGATGTTCTTATTATCTGTGGTGGTTCTGCAACAGACCTTCCAAAACAGACTCCAGAATATGCAAAATATTTCAATGTAATCGACAGCTTCGATACTCACGCAAAAATCCCAGAGCACTTTGCAAATGTTGATACAGTTGCAAAAGATTTCAAGCATACTGCTTTGATCAGCTGCGGATGGGATCCAGGTCTTTTCAGTTTGAACCGTCTTTATGCTAACTGCATTCTTCCAAACGGAAAGGATTACACTTTCTGGGGTAAGGGAGTTAGCCAGGGACACTCTGATGCTATCCGCCGCATTGAAGGTGTAAAGGATGGTAAGCAGTATACAATTCCTGTACAGGCTGCTTTGGATGCAGTTCGTTCTGGAAGCAATCCTGATTTGACTACTCGCCAGAAGCATACTCGTGAATGTTTTGTTGTGGCAGAAGAAGGAGCTGATAAGGCACGCATTGAAAAAGAAATCAAAGAGATGCCAAACTACTTTGCTGATTACGACACAACAGTTCACTTTATCAGCGAAGAAGAATTGAAGAAGAACCACTCTGGTATTCCACACGGTGGATTTGTAATCCGTTCTGGAAAAACTGGCTGGGACAACGAGTTCAACAACGTAATTGAGTACAGCCTCAAGCTCGACTCAAACCCTGCATTTACTTCAAGTGTTCTCGTTGCTTACGCCCGCGCAGTTTACAGAATGAACAAGGAAGGCCAGACAGGCTGTAAGACAGTATTCGATGTTGCACCAGCTTACCTGAGTCCACTGTCAGGCGAAGAAATTAGAGCTCACTTATTATAG
- a CDS encoding formylglycine-generating enzyme family protein, with product MKKLTILSISALLAAMIFTGCASKPKKSASTKSESKKRVIFVSKNGFSKNLIEFVETPTAERDSAFSKASVEQPVDLMAFYIAQTETTYARWYEVYTWAKDNGYTFANPGREGNKGVDGAAPTGTNQPVTMISWRDAIVWCNAASEKDGLGPVYKYNGAVLKEADTAKDGDGKAENAIIDLTADGYRLPTEAEWEFAARGGDPASEIWANVSNKNLASVAWYSDNSDGVTHDVMTKDANTFGMYDMNGNAWEWCYNAWPASIQRRIMRGGSYRKTAEGVTAVSKDAAPVTRVYDDVGFRVVKYALSARDAK from the coding sequence ATGAAGAAATTAACAATTCTTTCAATTTCGGCTTTACTGGCAGCAATGATTTTTACAGGATGTGCCTCTAAGCCAAAAAAAAGTGCAAGTACAAAATCGGAATCTAAAAAACGTGTAATTTTTGTATCAAAGAACGGTTTTTCAAAGAATCTTATTGAATTTGTAGAAACTCCTACCGCAGAAAGAGATTCAGCTTTTTCAAAAGCTTCTGTAGAACAGCCTGTTGATTTGATGGCATTCTATATCGCCCAGACAGAAACAACTTATGCCCGCTGGTATGAGGTTTATACATGGGCAAAAGACAATGGCTATACCTTTGCTAATCCCGGTCGTGAAGGAAATAAGGGTGTAGATGGTGCAGCTCCAACTGGTACAAATCAGCCGGTAACTATGATCAGCTGGCGTGATGCAATTGTATGGTGTAATGCAGCAAGTGAAAAAGATGGTCTTGGTCCAGTTTACAAGTACAATGGTGCAGTGCTTAAGGAAGCTGATACTGCAAAGGATGGAGATGGAAAAGCTGAAAATGCAATCATCGATCTTACTGCAGATGGATACAGACTTCCTACAGAAGCTGAATGGGAATTTGCTGCACGTGGAGGAGATCCGGCTTCTGAAATCTGGGCTAATGTATCAAATAAGAATTTAGCTTCAGTTGCATGGTATTCAGACAATTCTGATGGTGTAACACATGATGTTATGACAAAAGATGCCAACACTTTTGGAATGTATGACATGAATGGAAATGCCTGGGAATGGTGTTATAATGCATGGCCTGCAAGTATTCAGCGTCGTATTATGCGTGGCGGAAGCTATAGAAAAACAGCAGAAGGCGTAACTGCAGTTTCAAAAGATGCAGCACCAGTTACAAGAGTTTATGATGATGTTGGTTTCCGTGTAGTTAAGTACGCACTTTCTGCACGTGATGCAAAATAA
- a CDS encoding TIGR03546 family protein, which yields MLKFIVKLLKALNSNSHPGEIAHAVCLGMLLGFLPKNNIFWFIITVFVLFMRINKGALVLCTLCFSLLAPLFDSLFDTVGYWFLTLPKLEPVFAWLLDIPFVGFTKFNNTIASGSLLCGLVLYIPLYLIARLLIWLIRNKIVPVLRKTKFVVFLSKIPLVKKAAALAAKKD from the coding sequence ATGCTTAAATTCATTGTCAAATTGTTAAAAGCATTGAACAGCAATTCACATCCTGGTGAAATTGCTCATGCGGTTTGTTTGGGAATGCTGCTTGGATTCCTTCCTAAAAACAACATTTTCTGGTTTATCATAACCGTTTTTGTATTATTTATGAGAATAAACAAGGGTGCACTTGTTCTTTGTACACTTTGTTTTTCATTGCTGGCGCCATTGTTCGATTCACTGTTTGATACAGTCGGCTACTGGTTCCTTACACTTCCAAAACTCGAACCGGTTTTTGCATGGCTGCTGGATATTCCTTTTGTAGGCTTTACTAAATTCAATAATACAATAGCCTCAGGTTCACTTTTATGTGGACTTGTTCTTTATATTCCACTTTATTTGATTGCCAGACTGCTGATATGGCTCATACGAAATAAGATTGTTCCTGTTCTTCGTAAAACAAAATTTGTTGTTTTCCTTTCGAAGATTCCGCTTGTAAAAAAAGCAGCTGCTCTTGCAGCCAAGAAGGACTAA